The following are from one region of the Gossypium hirsutum isolate 1008001.06 chromosome D03, Gossypium_hirsutum_v2.1, whole genome shotgun sequence genome:
- the LOC107950690 gene encoding gamma aminobutyrate transaminase 1, mitochondrial isoform X1 — MLLIFIECPHYWRYHLPGETKEDFSTRLANNLENLILKEGPETIAVFIAEPVMGAGGVIPPPATYFEKVQAVVKRYDILFIANEVISAFGRLGTMFGYIPIGAVMVSPQVTEVVYSRSNKLGNFSRGFTYTT, encoded by the exons ATGTTACTTATTTTTATTG AATGCCCTCATTATTGGCGCTATCATCTACCAg GAGAAACTAAGGAGGATTTCTCAACAAGATTAGCCAACAATTTAGAAAACCTTATTCTCAAAGAGGGTCCAGAGACA ATTGCTGTATTTATTGCTGAGCCTGTGATGGGAGCAGGTGGTGTTATACCTCCTCCTGCTACTTATTTTGAGAAG GTACAAGCTGTTGTGAAAAGATACGACATACTTTTCATTGCAAACGAG GTTATTTCTGCATTTGGGAGGCTTGGGACAATGTTTGGATATATTCCGATTGGAGCAGTCATGGTGAGCCCTCAAGTAACAGAAGTCGTTTATTCTCGAAGCAACAAGCTTG GTAATTTCTCTCGTGGATTTACCTACACAACGTGA
- the LOC107950690 gene encoding gamma aminobutyrate transaminase 1, mitochondrial isoform X2 — protein MLLIFIECPHYWRYHLPGETKEDFSTRLANNLENLILKEGPETIAVFIAEPVMGAGGVIPPPATYFEKVISAFGRLGTMFGYIPIGAVMVSPQVTEVVYSRSNKLGNFSRGFTYTT, from the exons ATGTTACTTATTTTTATTG AATGCCCTCATTATTGGCGCTATCATCTACCAg GAGAAACTAAGGAGGATTTCTCAACAAGATTAGCCAACAATTTAGAAAACCTTATTCTCAAAGAGGGTCCAGAGACA ATTGCTGTATTTATTGCTGAGCCTGTGATGGGAGCAGGTGGTGTTATACCTCCTCCTGCTACTTATTTTGAGAAG GTTATTTCTGCATTTGGGAGGCTTGGGACAATGTTTGGATATATTCCGATTGGAGCAGTCATGGTGAGCCCTCAAGTAACAGAAGTCGTTTATTCTCGAAGCAACAAGCTTG GTAATTTCTCTCGTGGATTTACCTACACAACGTGA